From the genome of Chanos chanos chromosome 5, fChaCha1.1, whole genome shotgun sequence, one region includes:
- the anapc10 gene encoding anaphase-promoting complex subunit 10 produces the protein MATANKTPPGADPKQLERTGTVREIGSQAVWSLSSCKPGFGVDQLRDDNLETYWQSDGSQPHLVNIQFRRKTTVKMLCIYADYKSDESYTPSKISVRVGNNFHNLQEIRQLEMVEPSGWIHIPLLDLNTPIRTFMIQIAVLANHQNGRDTHMRQIKVYTPVEESSIGKFPRCTTVDFMMYRTIR, from the exons ATGGCGACCGCAAATAAAACCCCACCTGGCGCAGACCCTAAACAGCTGGAACGCACCGGCACCGTAAGGGAGATCGGGTCTCAGGCCGTTTGGTCACTGTCGTCTTGCAAacctg GATTTGGGGTAGATCAGCTGAGAGATGATAACCTGGAGACCTATTGGCAGTCTGATGGCTCCCAACCTCATCTTGTAAACATTCAATTCAG GAGAAAGACAACAGTGAAGATGTTGTGTATTTATGCAGATTATAAGTCAGATGAGAGCTACACTCCAAGCAAGATCTCTGTCAGAGTTGGAAATAATTTTCACAACCTTCAAGAGATTCGG CAACTGGAGATGGTAGAGCCAAGTGGTTGGATTCACATCCCTCTTTTGGATTTGAATACTCCGATTCGAACCTTCATGATCCAGATCGCCGTGTTGGCCAACCATCAGAatggcagagacacacacatgcgacAGATCAAAGTTTACACGCCTGTAGAGGAGAGCTCCATCGGCAAATTCCCGCGATGCACCACAGTGGACTTCATGATGTATCGCACCATCAGATAA
- the abce1 gene encoding ATP-binding cassette sub-family E member 1 — MSDKNTRIAIVNHDKCKPKKCRQECKKSCPVVRMGKLCIEVTPQSKIVWISESLCIGCGICIKKCPFGALSIVNLPSNLEKETTHRYCANSFKLHRLPIPRPGEVLGLVGTNGIGKSTALKILAGKQKPNLGKYDAPPDWQEILTYFRGSELQNYFTKILEDDLKAIVKPQYVDQIPKTVKGSVGAILNRKDDTETQELVCERLDLLHLRDRNVEDLSGGELQRFACAVVCIQRADIYMFDEPSSYLDVKQRLKAAITIRSLISPDRYIIVVEHDLSVLDYLSDFICCLYGVPSAYGVVTMPFSVREGINIFLDGYVPTENLRFRETSLVFKVAETAAEEEVKKMCRYQYPSMKKTMGDFELFIKEGEFTDSEIMVMLGENGTGKTTFIRMLAGGLKPDGGGEVPILNVSYKPQKISPKFKGSVRALLHEKIRDAYTHPQFITDVMKPMQIESIIDQDVQNLSGGELQRVALALCLGKPADVYLIDEPSAYLDSEQRLMAARVIKRYILHAKKTAFVVEHDFIMATYLADRVIVFDGIPSKSTSANTPQTLLAGMNKFLSQLEITFRRDPNNFRPRINKMNSIKDVEQKRSGNYFFLDD; from the exons ATGTCAGATAAGAATACAAGAATCGCCATAGTCAACCATGATAAGTGCAAACCCAAGAAATGCCGACAGGAGTGCAAGAAGAGTTGTCCTGTGGTGCGCATGG gtaaacTGTGTATTGAGGTCACTCCTCAGAGTAAGATAGTATGGatctctgagtctctgtgtaTAGGATGTGGTATTTGCATAAAG aAATGTCCATTTGGTGCTTTATCAATCGTAAACCTACCTAGCAATTTGGAGAAAGAAACAACTCACAGATACTGTGCCAACTCATTTAAACTTCACAG ACTACCCATTCCACGACCAGGGGAGGTGCTAGGGCTGGTTGGCACCAATGGAATTGGAAAATCCACTGCGCTTAAGATCctggcaggaaaacaaaaacccaaccTGGGAAAGTATGAT GCTCCTCCAGACTGGCAAGAGATCCTGACGTATTTCAGAGGCTCTGAGCTGCAGAACTATTTCACCAAAATCCTGGAGGATGACCTGAAGGCCATCGTCAAGCCACAGTATGTGGACCAGATCCCCAAAACAGTGAAG GGCTCTGTTGGAGCGATCCTGAACAGGAAggatgacacagagacacaggaacTAGTTTGTGAACGGCTGG ACCTGCTGCACCTGCGCGATCGGAATGTCGAGGACCTCTCAGGAGGAGAACTGCAGCGGTTTGCCTGCGCAGTCGTCTGCATCCAAAGAGCTGACAT CTATATGTTTGACGAGCCATCAAGTTACCTGGAtgtaaaacagagactgaaggCCGCCATCACCATCAGATCCCTCATCTCGCCAGACAG GTATATTATTGTGGTGGAGCATGATCTGAGCGTGCTGGATTACTTGTCAGACTTTATCTGCTGTCTGTATGGAGTTCCCAGCGCGTATGGTGTGGTCACTATGCCTTTCAGCGTCCGAGAAG GTATTAACATCTTCTTGGATGGTTACGTGCCGACGGAGAACCTGAGGTTCAGAGAAACCTCTCTGGTGTTTAAGGTGGCGGAGACAGCagcggaggaggaggtgaagaagaTGTGCAGGTATCAGTACCCCTCCATGAAGAAGACAATGGGAGACTTTGAGCTGTTCATCAAGGAGGGAGAGTTCACCGACTCTGAGATCATGGTCATGCTCGGCGAGAAcg GTACCGGCAAAACGACGTTTATCAGAATGCTTGCGGGAGGCCTGAAACCAGACGGAGGAG GGGAGGTGCCCATCCTGAATGTGAGCTATAAGCCGCAGAAGATCAGCCCCAAATTCAAG ggcaGCGTCCGTGCTCTGCTTCATGAGAAGATTCGAGATGcgtacacacaccctcagttCATCACAGACGTCATGAAACCCATGCAGATTGAGAGCATCATTGATCAGGAC gtgcagAACCTGTCTGGAGGGGAACTGCAGCGTGTGGCCTTGGCGCTGTGTTTGGGGAAACCAGCTGATGTGTATCTGATCGACGAGCCATCTGCTTACCTGGACTCAGAGCAGCGTCTCATGGCAGCCAGAGTTATCAAACG atacATACTTCATGCTAAGAAAACTGCCTTTGTGGTGGAGCATGACTTCATTATGGCCACGTACCTAGCAGACAGAGTCATTGTGTTTGACGGGATCCCATCCAAAAGCACATCAGCCAACAC TCCACAGACTCTGCTAGCCGGCATGAATAAGTTTTTGTCTCAGCTAGAGATCACGTTCAGAAGAGACCCGAACAACTTCAGACCGAGAATCAATAAGATGAATTCCATTAAG